Proteins encoded within one genomic window of Equus caballus isolate H_3958 breed thoroughbred chromosome 20, TB-T2T, whole genome shotgun sequence:
- the KCNK16 gene encoding potassium channel subfamily K member 16 isoform X2: MPRARLFSCWGSRLLPLLLAYICYLLLGATIFQALEKQAETQSRDQLQFEKLRFLENYTCLDQRALEQFVQVIMEAWVKGVNPKGNSTNPSNWDFSSSLFFAGTVVTTIGYGNLAPSTEAGQVFCVFYALVGIPLNVVFLNHLGRGLRAHLATLEGWEDQSKRSQILQILALTLFLILGSVLILIFPPIVFSHVEGWSFSEGFYFAFITLSTIGFGDYVVGTDPNKHYISVYRSLAVIWILLGLAWLALVLPLGPLLLHRCSQLWLPRLRQGCEAEKAPGKTYSPSGIQVTPQDFLIRGRGLGN; the protein is encoded by the exons ATGCCCCGCGCTAGGCTCTTCAGCTGCTGGGGTAGCAGGCTCCTGCCCCTGCTGCTGGCCTATATCTGCTACCTGCTGCTCGGCGCCACCATCTTCCAGGCGCTGGAGAAGCAGGCAGAGACTCAGTCCAGGGACCAGTTACAGTTCGAGAAGCTGCGCTTCCTGGAGAACTACACCTGTCTGGACCAGCGGGCCCTGGAGCAGTTTGTGCAG GTCATCATGGAAGCCTGGGTGAAGGGCGTGAACCCCAAAGGCAACTCCACCAACCCCAGCAACTGGGACTTCAGCAGCAGCTTATTCTTTGCCGGCACGGTTGTCACCACCATAG gATACGGGAACCTGGCGCCCAGCACGGAGGCAGGCCAGGTCTTCTGTGTCTTCTACGCCCTGGTGGGTATCCCACTCAATGTGGTCTTCCTCAACCACCTGGGCAGAGGACTGCGTGCCCACCTGGCCACCCTCGAGGGGTGGGAGGACCAGTCCAAGCGCTCCCAG ATACTGCAGATCCTGGCCCTGACTCTGTTCCTGATCCTGGGGTCGGTGCTCATCCTCATCTTCCCGCCCATCGTCTTCAGCCACGTGGAGGGCTGGAGCTTCAGCGAGGGCTTCTACTTTGCCTTCATCACTCTCAGCACCATCGGCTTTGGAGACTATGTCGTCG GCACAGACCCCAACAAGCATTACATCTCAGTGTACCGGAGCCTGGCGGTCATCTGGATCCTCCTGGGCCTGGCGTGGCTGGCACTGGTCCTCCCACTGGGCCCCCTCCTTCTGCACAGGTGCTCCCAGCTCTGGCTGCCCA GACTGAGGCAAGGCTGTGAAGCAGAGAAGGCTccaggaaaaacctacagcccaAGCGGGATCCAGGTTACACCCCAGGACTTCCTGATACGGGGGAGAGGCCTGGGAAACTGA
- the KCNK16 gene encoding potassium channel subfamily K member 16 isoform X1 gives MPRARLFSCWGSRLLPLLLAYICYLLLGATIFQALEKQAETQSRDQLQFEKLRFLENYTCLDQRALEQFVQVIMEAWVKGVNPKGNSTNPSNWDFSSSLFFAGTVVTTIGYGNLAPSTEAGQVFCVFYALVGIPLNVVFLNHLGRGLRAHLATLEGWEDQSKRSQILQILALTLFLILGSVLILIFPPIVFSHVEGWSFSEGFYFAFITLSTIGFGDYVVGTDPNKHYISVYRSLAVIWILLGLAWLALVLPLGPLLLHRCSQLWLPSRSFSIKERGAPEADGLPRPQKIPVSA, from the exons ATGCCCCGCGCTAGGCTCTTCAGCTGCTGGGGTAGCAGGCTCCTGCCCCTGCTGCTGGCCTATATCTGCTACCTGCTGCTCGGCGCCACCATCTTCCAGGCGCTGGAGAAGCAGGCAGAGACTCAGTCCAGGGACCAGTTACAGTTCGAGAAGCTGCGCTTCCTGGAGAACTACACCTGTCTGGACCAGCGGGCCCTGGAGCAGTTTGTGCAG GTCATCATGGAAGCCTGGGTGAAGGGCGTGAACCCCAAAGGCAACTCCACCAACCCCAGCAACTGGGACTTCAGCAGCAGCTTATTCTTTGCCGGCACGGTTGTCACCACCATAG gATACGGGAACCTGGCGCCCAGCACGGAGGCAGGCCAGGTCTTCTGTGTCTTCTACGCCCTGGTGGGTATCCCACTCAATGTGGTCTTCCTCAACCACCTGGGCAGAGGACTGCGTGCCCACCTGGCCACCCTCGAGGGGTGGGAGGACCAGTCCAAGCGCTCCCAG ATACTGCAGATCCTGGCCCTGACTCTGTTCCTGATCCTGGGGTCGGTGCTCATCCTCATCTTCCCGCCCATCGTCTTCAGCCACGTGGAGGGCTGGAGCTTCAGCGAGGGCTTCTACTTTGCCTTCATCACTCTCAGCACCATCGGCTTTGGAGACTATGTCGTCG GCACAGACCCCAACAAGCATTACATCTCAGTGTACCGGAGCCTGGCGGTCATCTGGATCCTCCTGGGCCTGGCGTGGCTGGCACTGGTCCTCCCACTGGGCCCCCTCCTTCTGCACAGGTGCTCCCAGCTCTGGCTGCCCAGCAGGAGCTTCAGCATCAAGGAAAGGGGAGCCCCGGAGGCTGATGGGCTCCCCAGACCTCAGAAGATCCCCGTCTCTGCATGA